Proteins from a genomic interval of Mesobacillus sp. S13:
- a CDS encoding LemA family protein: protein MKKGLGIVIGLLVILGIFIMMGVGSYNNFVAEEENVNQAYAQVENQLQRRLDLIPNLVNSVKGYAAHEKEVIQSISDARAKLGGANTPEEQATANAELSSALSRLLVIVENYPNLKADKQFTQLMDELAGTENRLAVARKDYNDQVSVYNRKVKQFPGAIIANITGFDAKEYFKADPQAQDAPEVDFGG, encoded by the coding sequence GTGAAAAAAGGATTAGGAATTGTCATTGGTTTATTAGTCATACTAGGAATTTTCATCATGATGGGAGTTGGCAGCTATAATAATTTCGTTGCCGAGGAAGAGAATGTCAATCAAGCTTATGCGCAGGTAGAGAACCAGCTTCAGCGGAGGCTTGACCTCATTCCCAACCTTGTCAATTCGGTAAAAGGCTATGCAGCACATGAAAAAGAAGTCATCCAATCCATTTCAGATGCTCGCGCAAAATTAGGAGGAGCAAATACACCGGAAGAACAGGCAACTGCTAATGCTGAATTGTCCAGCGCATTGAGCCGCTTACTGGTAATAGTTGAAAATTACCCAAACTTGAAAGCGGACAAACAGTTCACTCAATTAATGGATGAGCTTGCTGGTACAGAGAACAGGTTAGCTGTAGCAAGAAAAGATTATAATGATCAGGTATCTGTTTATAACCGGAAAGTGAAGCAATTCCCAGGTGCCATTATCGCGAATATCACTGGTTTTGATGCTAAGGAATACTTCAAGGCTGACCCTCAGGCACAGGATGCCCCTGAGGTTGACTTTGGAGGCTGA
- a CDS encoding MarR family winged helix-turn-helix transcriptional regulator, with translation MNNETEKSLKLFIVLSRAYRAVNEKVNKVIQKNGLNPTEFAVLELLYHKGEQPLQQIGGKILLASGSITYVVDKLEEKGYLNRVACPKDRRVTYAKISDDGRKLIEEIFPEHSALIHELMDSLDDDEKDTAIELLKKLGLSVSKY, from the coding sequence ATGAACAATGAGACAGAAAAATCTTTGAAATTATTCATTGTATTGTCCAGAGCGTACAGGGCTGTCAATGAAAAGGTAAACAAGGTCATCCAAAAAAATGGGCTTAACCCGACAGAATTTGCTGTATTAGAGCTTTTATACCATAAAGGCGAACAGCCATTGCAGCAAATTGGGGGGAAGATCCTGCTCGCAAGCGGCAGCATCACCTATGTAGTTGATAAGCTTGAAGAAAAGGGCTATTTAAATAGAGTAGCCTGCCCGAAAGATCGAAGAGTCACATATGCGAAAATTTCTGATGATGGAAGAAAATTAATAGAAGAGATTTTTCCTGAACACAGCGCCTTGATCCATGAGCTCATGGACAGTCTGGATGATGATGAAAAAGATACAGCGATTGAGCTGTTGAAAAAGCTGGGCCTTTCTGTGAGCAAGTATTAA
- a CDS encoding M3 family oligoendopeptidase, producing MKFEQYTYTRPNLDEVTAKFDKLLEEFKNAGSVEEQSTAMNGINDLRNDVGTMFNLCYIRHSIDTEDEFYKQEQDFLDELAPQVEGLVTKYYEALVSSAFRDELEAKWGRQLFALAEAQLKQFSPEIVPLMQKENKLSTEYTKLVASAKIMFEGEERTLAQLDPFTESKDRETRKKASEAKFAFFSEHGEEFDRIYDELVKVRTEMAHKLGYSNFVELAYYRMFRTDYDSSMVAAFRDQVHKYIVPVASKLKERQMNRIGVEELKYFDEPFDFKTGNAAPKGSPEWIIENGQKMYDELSSETGEFFTYMNENNLMDLVAKKGKAGGGYCTYIENYKSPFIFSNFNGTSGDIDVLTHEAGHAFQVYSSRHFEIPEYNWPTYEACEIHSMSMEFFTWPWMELFFKEDTDKYKFSHLSSGLLFMPYGVSVDEFQHWVYENPEATPAERKQQWREIEKKYLPHKDYDGNTYLEEGGFWQRQGHIYNSPFYYIDYTLAQICAFQFWKRSRENQEEAWKDYANLCQLGGSMAFTDLVKEANLISPFEEGCVQSVIGEIENWLDSVDDTKL from the coding sequence GTGAAATTTGAGCAATATACATATACTCGCCCGAATTTGGATGAAGTCACTGCCAAATTCGATAAACTGCTTGAAGAATTCAAAAATGCAGGCTCTGTTGAGGAGCAAAGTACGGCAATGAATGGGATCAATGATTTGCGCAATGATGTAGGCACGATGTTCAATCTTTGCTATATCCGCCACTCAATCGATACCGAAGATGAGTTCTATAAGCAAGAACAGGATTTCCTGGATGAACTCGCTCCACAGGTAGAGGGTTTGGTGACAAAATATTATGAAGCACTTGTTTCATCTGCTTTCCGTGATGAACTTGAAGCGAAATGGGGACGTCAGCTCTTTGCTTTGGCTGAAGCACAGTTAAAGCAGTTTTCACCTGAAATCGTTCCATTGATGCAGAAGGAAAACAAGCTTTCTACTGAATATACAAAGCTTGTTGCTTCAGCGAAAATCATGTTCGAAGGGGAAGAGAGGACCCTTGCACAACTTGACCCTTTTACAGAGTCCAAAGACCGTGAAACAAGAAAGAAAGCAAGCGAAGCAAAATTCGCATTCTTTTCTGAGCATGGAGAAGAGTTCGACCGGATATATGATGAGCTTGTTAAAGTGAGGACAGAAATGGCCCACAAGCTTGGCTACAGCAATTTTGTAGAGTTGGCATACTACCGCATGTTCCGTACGGACTATGACAGCAGCATGGTAGCAGCATTCAGGGACCAGGTTCATAAATACATTGTTCCGGTAGCTTCAAAGCTTAAGGAGCGCCAAATGAACCGTATTGGTGTGGAAGAGTTAAAGTATTTTGATGAGCCATTCGATTTCAAAACAGGAAATGCCGCACCAAAAGGAAGTCCTGAGTGGATCATTGAAAATGGTCAAAAAATGTATGATGAGCTATCTTCTGAAACTGGTGAATTTTTCACCTATATGAATGAAAACAACCTGATGGACCTGGTGGCGAAGAAAGGCAAAGCAGGCGGAGGCTATTGCACATACATTGAAAACTATAAGTCACCATTCATATTCTCGAACTTTAACGGCACCTCAGGGGATATTGACGTCCTTACACATGAAGCAGGGCACGCGTTCCAGGTATATTCCAGCCGTCATTTTGAGATTCCTGAATATAACTGGCCAACATATGAAGCTTGCGAAATCCATTCGATGAGCATGGAATTCTTCACTTGGCCATGGATGGAACTGTTTTTCAAAGAAGATACCGACAAATATAAGTTCTCGCACCTAAGCAGCGGATTGCTATTCATGCCATACGGAGTTTCTGTCGACGAATTCCAGCACTGGGTATATGAGAATCCTGAAGCAACACCAGCAGAAAGAAAGCAACAATGGCGAGAAATCGAAAAGAAGTACCTTCCTCATAAAGACTATGACGGAAACACTTATTTAGAAGAAGGGGGATTCTGGCAGCGACAGGGCCATATATATAATTCACCTTTCTACTATATCGATTACACACTTGCGCAGATTTGTGCCTTCCAATTCTGGAAGCGTTCAAGAGAGAATCAGGAAGAAGCTTGGAAAGATTATGCTAACCTGTGCCAGCTGGGAGGAAGCATGGCTTTCACTGACCTCGTCAAGGAAGCGAACCTAATTTCTCCATTCGAAGAAGGCTGTGTCCAGTCAGTGATTGGCGAAATTGAAAACTGGCTTGACTCAGTTGACGACACTAAGCTGTAA
- a CDS encoding efflux RND transporter permease subunit — MGFLTRFSLKNAFAVFIISFLLILGGLYSFTRLKVDLLPNIEFPQLSVEVIYPGASPQDINEQVTEKLETKLKGIEGLKKIQSSSFESIAIINLEFPFDAELDDAEQQVNSFIKEAGLPETVETNVNRFSFGTFPIFNISLFAKGNQDLEQLVNEEIIPELNKIQGINSVSVGGMTEDILQITVDQGKAAQLALSLNEIKESINAKKFSFPAGNLNENEIQVPVRVQEKIEEINELENLVLQSKFAPNAPPVKLGDIASIEVVTEKPEITRYNKKESLSMAITKKQDANTVEVAEKVLSVINSYDDRLEYAIGFDSAEGIEKSVNTLVKEGLLGALFASIAVLIFLRNFRATIIAIVSIPLSLLISSIFLNQLDISLNIMTLGGMAVAVGRVVDDSIVVIENIFRRVRKENKAMTDELIQDSTKEILKAITSSTITTVVVFLPLGLVGGITGEFFLPFALTIVFSLLASLIVAVTIVPILAKFSFKKVPKEEKEGAMQRAYASSIRWSLNHKTLVIFLSIALLAGSGFLVKGLGFTFIPNEEQKLLVATFQLPSSTSLEKTNEVSLKVENMFAEQKDINDVTVGIGSRDFQTGLKRQNQANYFISLGEGVSVSEFISELEKEMEEIVLAIEPDAKIGIQEQSTGGPPSNNNVNIDLYSTDLSVLQDAAAKVEEYMMKQEDLKYVSNNFSEKQKQVIVDIDPEKSAQLGISGFQVLGTITDKTKPVDAGSMNLGGEERRVSITYDEKSETIEDLRNTMIFTQQGPTPITEIARITETEAFTSIQKLDGKIFARVSAQIDSNDIRAVSSAVIDGVQNDIKLPEGVSLEGGGGSDETVETFTQLGIAMIVAIGLVYLTMLITFGQARIPFIILSSLIFVPIGSLLGLWIADEPMSVSVMIGLLMLIGIVTTNAIVMVDRIGQNRTEKGMPIREALVEAGITRLRPILMTAFATIAALIPLALTTSSGTLISKGLAVTVIGGLTSSTLLTLILIPVIYEVFFFRQVKKERSM, encoded by the coding sequence ATGGGGTTTCTGACACGATTCAGTCTGAAAAATGCTTTTGCAGTTTTTATTATTTCTTTTTTGCTGATACTCGGCGGACTGTATTCCTTCACTCGTCTGAAGGTCGATTTACTGCCGAATATAGAATTCCCTCAGCTATCTGTGGAAGTCATATATCCTGGAGCATCCCCTCAGGATATCAATGAGCAAGTGACAGAGAAGCTGGAGACTAAATTGAAAGGGATTGAAGGTTTAAAGAAAATCCAGAGTTCTTCATTTGAAAGCATCGCAATCATCAATCTTGAGTTCCCTTTCGATGCCGAACTGGATGATGCTGAACAGCAGGTCAATTCCTTCATCAAGGAGGCAGGACTCCCCGAAACAGTTGAGACAAATGTTAATCGCTTTTCATTTGGCACCTTCCCGATCTTCAACATTTCGCTGTTTGCAAAAGGGAATCAGGACCTAGAACAGCTTGTTAACGAGGAGATCATTCCCGAACTGAATAAGATTCAGGGAATAAACAGTGTTTCGGTTGGCGGTATGACTGAGGATATCCTTCAAATTACAGTTGATCAAGGAAAGGCTGCACAGCTTGCCCTTAGCTTGAATGAGATTAAAGAAAGCATCAATGCAAAAAAATTCAGCTTTCCAGCTGGCAACTTGAATGAAAATGAAATCCAGGTGCCAGTAAGGGTCCAGGAAAAAATTGAAGAAATCAATGAACTCGAAAACCTGGTTTTGCAGTCAAAATTCGCTCCAAATGCCCCTCCAGTTAAGCTGGGGGATATTGCCTCGATTGAGGTTGTAACCGAAAAGCCAGAAATTACCCGCTATAACAAAAAAGAATCTTTATCGATGGCCATCACGAAAAAACAGGATGCAAATACGGTAGAGGTTGCCGAGAAGGTATTATCAGTTATCAACAGCTATGACGACCGGCTTGAATACGCGATTGGGTTCGATTCTGCGGAAGGAATTGAAAAATCGGTCAATACCCTTGTTAAGGAAGGTTTGCTCGGAGCCCTGTTCGCTTCAATCGCTGTACTGATTTTCCTCAGGAACTTCAGGGCGACGATTATTGCCATTGTATCGATTCCGCTTTCGTTATTGATTTCGTCAATCTTTTTGAATCAGCTTGATATCTCATTGAACATCATGACTCTTGGCGGCATGGCTGTCGCAGTTGGCCGGGTGGTCGATGATAGCATCGTAGTAATTGAGAACATTTTCCGAAGAGTCCGTAAAGAAAATAAAGCCATGACAGATGAATTGATTCAGGACTCAACGAAAGAAATTCTGAAGGCGATCACATCCTCAACCATAACCACGGTTGTTGTATTCTTACCATTGGGACTTGTCGGAGGCATTACCGGGGAATTCTTCCTTCCGTTTGCACTGACGATAGTATTCTCATTGCTGGCATCATTGATTGTAGCTGTAACAATCGTGCCAATCCTTGCTAAATTCTCATTCAAAAAGGTGCCTAAGGAAGAAAAAGAAGGAGCAATGCAAAGAGCCTATGCATCATCCATCAGATGGTCACTGAACCATAAAACTCTTGTCATCTTCCTTTCCATTGCCCTGCTCGCGGGTTCAGGATTCCTTGTCAAAGGTCTTGGTTTCACGTTCATTCCGAATGAAGAGCAAAAGCTGCTGGTCGCAACATTCCAACTGCCATCCTCCACTTCACTGGAAAAGACGAACGAAGTTTCCTTGAAGGTCGAGAACATGTTCGCAGAACAAAAAGATATCAATGATGTCACCGTTGGAATTGGCAGCCGGGACTTCCAGACTGGGCTTAAACGCCAGAACCAGGCTAACTATTTTATAAGTCTTGGTGAAGGTGTAAGTGTTTCAGAGTTCATCTCAGAGCTTGAAAAAGAAATGGAAGAAATCGTTCTAGCAATAGAACCGGATGCGAAAATTGGCATCCAGGAACAATCTACTGGCGGTCCGCCTTCAAATAATAATGTCAATATTGACTTATATTCTACTGATCTGTCTGTGTTGCAGGACGCAGCTGCAAAAGTCGAAGAATACATGATGAAGCAGGAAGACCTGAAGTATGTATCCAACAATTTTTCCGAGAAACAAAAGCAAGTGATTGTAGATATCGACCCTGAAAAATCGGCTCAATTAGGGATTTCCGGATTCCAGGTGCTTGGTACGATCACTGATAAAACAAAACCAGTTGATGCTGGTTCTATGAATCTCGGTGGTGAAGAACGACGTGTTTCCATTACCTATGATGAAAAATCCGAAACAATAGAGGATCTCAGAAATACGATGATCTTCACTCAACAAGGACCGACTCCTATCACTGAAATAGCCCGTATCACTGAAACGGAAGCTTTTACTTCGATCCAGAAATTAGATGGGAAGATATTCGCCCGCGTTTCTGCACAAATTGATTCCAATGATATTAGAGCCGTTTCGAGTGCTGTCATTGATGGTGTCCAAAATGACATTAAACTACCTGAGGGTGTTTCTCTTGAAGGCGGAGGAGGCAGTGATGAGACAGTTGAAACATTCACTCAGCTGGGAATTGCGATGATCGTTGCCATCGGGCTTGTTTATTTGACGATGCTGATTACATTCGGCCAGGCAAGGATTCCGTTCATTATTCTCTCATCCTTAATTTTCGTCCCAATCGGCTCCCTGCTCGGACTGTGGATTGCCGATGAACCAATGTCAGTAAGTGTCATGATTGGACTGCTGATGCTAATCGGGATTGTCACAACCAATGCGATTGTTATGGTCGACCGAATCGGCCAGAACCGTACGGAAAAAGGAATGCCTATCCGCGAGGCACTTGTGGAAGCAGGGATCACAAGACTGCGGCCAATCCTGATGACAGCTTTTGCGACAATCGCTGCATTGATTCCATTGGCGCTCACTACATCATCTGGCACCTTGATTTCAAAAGGGCTGGCAGTAACCGTAATTGGAGGACTCACCTCCTCCACCCTATTAACCTTGATTTTGATCCCTGTTATTTATGAAGTGTTTTTCTTCAGACAGGTGAAAAAAGAACGGAGTATGTAA
- a CDS encoding ATP-dependent Clp protease ATP-binding subunit produces MLCQNCHEKHANIQLRVNLNGNQKHLMLCEDCYQSEKEKLGASFGSPMSGFSDFGGSPFNDMFKQFSGNMNNQNPNPTPSAAVKTAGGGNGFIDQYGRNLTHIAKTGLIDPVIGRNEEVTRVIEILNRRNKNNPVLIGEPGVGKTAIAEGLALKIVEGDVPNKLKNKEVYLLDVASMVSNTGIRGQFEERMKQLISELQARKNIILFIDEIHQLVGAGSAEGSMDAGNILKPALARGELQVVGATTLKEYRQIEKDAALERRFQPVHVLEPTVDEAIEILKGIQSKYEDFHQVSFPEETIKACAQLSQRYIQDRFLPDKAIDLMDEAGSKLNLVSDYTNKNDAERRLAEIAKEKEMALQQEDYEKAAKLRDEENKLEKALKENGNTTRPLVTVQHIQEIIEKKTGIPVGKLQEDEQARMKNLVVNLNGKVIGQEEAVQKVAKAIRRSRAGLKSKNRPIGSFLFVGPTGVGKTELTKTLAEELFGSKDAMVRLDMSEYMEKHSVSKLIGSPPGYVGHDEAGQLTEKVRRSPYSIILLDEIEKAHPDVQHMFLQILEDGRLTDSQGRTVSFKDTVIIMTSNAGVGHKTIKVGFDQSTAVNESSILDSLGGFFKPEFLNRFDSIIEFKALEKEHLLQIVNLMLTELKDVLSEQNIRLEVEAEVKEKLAELGYHPAFGARPLRRSIQEQLEDSIADFILEEPNATELKAVIENDDITIKRK; encoded by the coding sequence ATGCTTTGCCAAAATTGCCATGAGAAACACGCCAATATTCAGTTGAGAGTCAATTTAAACGGTAATCAGAAGCATTTAATGCTCTGTGAAGATTGTTATCAATCAGAAAAAGAAAAATTAGGTGCTTCCTTCGGCAGCCCAATGTCCGGATTTTCCGATTTTGGAGGCTCACCTTTCAATGATATGTTCAAACAGTTCTCAGGTAACATGAATAACCAAAATCCAAATCCTACCCCTTCTGCAGCTGTAAAAACTGCCGGCGGAGGAAATGGCTTCATTGATCAATATGGCAGAAACTTGACCCATATCGCGAAGACTGGCTTGATTGACCCGGTGATCGGAAGAAACGAAGAAGTCACACGAGTAATTGAAATTTTAAATAGAAGGAATAAAAATAACCCAGTTCTGATCGGGGAACCTGGTGTAGGTAAAACAGCCATAGCGGAAGGACTTGCTCTTAAAATTGTTGAAGGCGATGTACCGAATAAACTGAAAAACAAAGAAGTTTATTTATTGGATGTCGCATCAATGGTCTCGAACACAGGTATACGAGGACAATTCGAGGAAAGAATGAAACAGCTGATTTCTGAATTACAGGCTCGCAAGAATATCATCCTGTTCATTGATGAAATCCACCAGCTTGTTGGAGCAGGGTCTGCAGAAGGCTCTATGGATGCAGGGAATATCCTGAAGCCAGCACTAGCCCGCGGTGAGCTTCAAGTGGTCGGTGCAACAACACTGAAGGAGTATCGACAAATCGAAAAGGATGCCGCGCTCGAGAGACGTTTCCAGCCAGTACACGTCCTGGAACCAACAGTGGACGAGGCTATCGAAATCCTGAAGGGAATTCAGTCCAAGTATGAAGATTTCCATCAGGTTTCCTTTCCGGAAGAAACAATCAAGGCATGCGCACAGCTGTCACAACGCTACATCCAGGACCGCTTTCTCCCTGACAAAGCGATTGATTTAATGGACGAAGCTGGTTCAAAGCTTAACCTTGTTTCTGATTACACAAATAAAAACGATGCTGAACGCCGCTTAGCTGAAATAGCAAAGGAAAAGGAAATGGCATTGCAGCAGGAAGACTACGAAAAAGCTGCAAAGCTGCGTGATGAGGAAAACAAGCTTGAAAAGGCATTGAAAGAAAACGGCAACACAACACGTCCGTTGGTCACAGTCCAGCATATTCAGGAAATCATTGAGAAGAAGACTGGAATTCCCGTGGGCAAACTTCAGGAGGACGAACAGGCTAGGATGAAAAACCTTGTTGTTAACCTTAATGGTAAGGTCATTGGCCAGGAGGAAGCTGTACAGAAAGTAGCCAAAGCAATTCGCCGCAGCCGTGCAGGTCTGAAATCTAAAAACCGTCCGATTGGCTCCTTCCTATTCGTCGGTCCAACAGGTGTCGGTAAAACAGAATTGACAAAAACATTGGCAGAAGAACTGTTTGGCTCTAAAGATGCAATGGTTCGTCTAGACATGAGTGAATACATGGAAAAACACAGCGTTTCCAAGCTGATTGGTTCACCTCCAGGTTATGTAGGCCATGATGAGGCTGGCCAGCTGACCGAAAAGGTAAGGCGGAGCCCATACAGCATCATTCTGCTGGATGAAATCGAGAAAGCACACCCAGATGTACAGCATATGTTCCTGCAGATTCTTGAGGACGGACGCCTGACAGACAGCCAGGGCCGCACCGTAAGCTTCAAGGACACTGTCATCATCATGACAAGCAACGCAGGAGTCGGGCACAAAACGATCAAAGTAGGATTCGACCAGAGCACCGCTGTCAACGAATCAAGTATACTTGATTCCCTGGGGGGCTTCTTTAAGCCTGAATTCCTGAACCGCTTCGATAGCATCATCGAGTTCAAGGCACTTGAAAAAGAACATCTTCTTCAGATTGTTAACTTGATGCTTACTGAACTGAAGGATGTCCTTTCAGAGCAGAACATCCGTCTTGAAGTAGAAGCTGAAGTAAAGGAAAAGCTTGCTGAGCTTGGATACCACCCTGCTTTTGGTGCACGCCCTCTGCGCCGCTCAATTCAGGAACAGCTTGAGGATTCCATCGCGGACTTCATTCTTGAAGAACCAAATGCGACTGAATTGAAAGCAGTCATCGAAAACGATGATATCACCATAAAACGCAAATAA
- a CDS encoding CPBP family intramembrane glutamic endopeptidase has translation MMNWMADRKLIIGILIAHLLMFFTFEDKNVFWYIFTASMLVLISYSIINEEIEDNASTLSYLTIGVVSGLGLFGLFWLGSFLIEVLNLPFSNQISRLYSKFSPDLFWHYLVLVLIIAPGEEIFWRGFIQKRIAKYFSMKMSIILSVILYASVHLYSGEFILVLAAIIAGLAWSLLYAWKRSMPLVIVSHIVFDLLLFVFLPLN, from the coding sequence ATGATGAATTGGATGGCGGATCGCAAACTGATTATTGGTATTTTGATCGCTCATCTCCTTATGTTTTTTACCTTCGAGGATAAAAACGTATTCTGGTATATATTCACAGCTTCGATGCTGGTTTTGATTAGTTATTCCATCATTAATGAAGAAATCGAGGACAATGCTTCCACCCTATCTTATTTGACGATAGGGGTTGTTTCCGGACTTGGTTTGTTTGGACTTTTTTGGCTTGGAAGTTTCCTGATTGAAGTACTCAACCTGCCTTTCTCCAATCAAATATCTCGTCTGTACAGCAAATTTTCACCTGACTTGTTCTGGCATTATCTTGTCCTTGTGCTAATCATAGCGCCGGGCGAAGAAATATTCTGGAGAGGGTTCATCCAAAAACGAATTGCTAAATACTTTAGCATGAAAATGTCGATTATTCTTTCAGTTATATTGTATGCCTCTGTCCATCTCTATTCCGGTGAGTTCATTTTAGTTTTAGCCGCAATCATTGCTGGGCTTGCTTGGAGTCTTTTATACGCATGGAAACGGAGCATGCCGCTTGTGATCGTCTCGCATATCGTATTTGATTTATTATTGTTTGTTTTTCTGCCGCTTAACTAA
- a CDS encoding DUF6254 family protein — translation MSESKREKERNWTVRKQDQHPHGKVKSFKELAGKENKG, via the coding sequence ATGTCAGAATCAAAACGTGAGAAAGAACGTAACTGGACTGTCCGAAAGCAAGATCAACATCCACACGGAAAAGTTAAATCCTTCAAGGAACTTGCCGGTAAGGAAAATAAAGGATAA
- a CDS encoding YkvS family protein, with amino-acid sequence MKKAEVGNVIEFKEGLQGVVEKVNENSVIVDLTYMNNFRDLELDQRTVINHKNYKIVKETAY; translated from the coding sequence TTGAAGAAAGCCGAAGTTGGAAATGTAATCGAATTCAAAGAAGGATTGCAAGGTGTCGTAGAAAAGGTCAATGAAAACTCCGTAATTGTTGATTTGACATATATGAACAATTTCCGGGATTTAGAGCTTGATCAACGCACTGTTATCAATCACAAAAACTATAAAATTGTTAAAGAAACAGCTTATTAA
- a CDS encoding aspartyl-phosphate phosphatase Spo0E family protein, producing the protein METMCQDKLMEEIEHKRREMISAAKETGFLSVQTISASQELDKLLNVVQGDQLLLTK; encoded by the coding sequence ATGGAAACTATGTGCCAAGATAAGCTTATGGAAGAAATCGAACACAAACGGAGAGAAATGATTTCTGCGGCTAAGGAAACAGGTTTTCTAAGCGTTCAAACCATATCAGCAAGCCAGGAGCTGGACAAACTATTAAATGTAGTACAAGGAGATCAGCTTTTACTTACAAAGTAA
- a CDS encoding AAA family ATPase: MELVSKLEQLKIEIGKNVVGREDEIEMMLIALLNNGHILMESVPGTGKTLLAKTFAAAISSQFSRIQFTPDVLPSDITGIQFFNPKLQEFELKPGPIVTNILLADEINRATPRTQSSLLEAMEEHQVTIDGHTIPLKSPFLVIATQNPVESQQGTFQLPVAQMDRFFIKLSLGYPEINEEREMIKKHRFGTSRNEVKPVISEEDLNSLKQEIMNVKLTEVVEEYLLQIIRKTRSHSSIELGISPRGTLALVKAAQGRAMIKGRSYVVPNDVKEMAPFVLGHRIYLSAEASLTMTPEKVVEDLLESIPLPVEVEV; this comes from the coding sequence ATGGAACTGGTAAGTAAATTAGAGCAGCTAAAAATAGAAATAGGTAAAAATGTAGTAGGGCGTGAGGATGAAATAGAAATGATGTTGATTGCCCTTCTGAACAATGGCCATATTCTTATGGAAAGTGTACCAGGCACAGGGAAGACATTGCTAGCTAAAACATTTGCAGCTGCGATTAGCAGTCAATTTTCCAGGATTCAGTTTACGCCAGATGTTTTGCCTAGTGATATTACAGGGATTCAGTTTTTTAATCCGAAACTTCAGGAATTTGAATTAAAACCAGGCCCGATTGTTACCAATATACTTTTGGCAGATGAAATCAACCGTGCAACACCGCGAACTCAGTCAAGCTTGCTCGAGGCGATGGAGGAACACCAGGTTACCATCGACGGCCACACGATTCCTTTGAAATCTCCTTTCCTCGTGATTGCCACCCAGAATCCTGTGGAGTCACAGCAAGGGACATTCCAGCTTCCTGTCGCGCAGATGGATCGGTTCTTTATTAAGTTATCTCTCGGTTATCCAGAAATAAATGAAGAGAGAGAAATGATCAAAAAACATAGATTTGGCACTTCAAGGAATGAAGTCAAACCGGTTATCAGTGAAGAGGATCTCAATTCTCTAAAGCAAGAAATCATGAATGTGAAGCTGACTGAGGTTGTAGAAGAGTATTTATTGCAGATCATTCGGAAAACGAGAAGCCATTCTTCTATTGAATTAGGCATCAGTCCCCGTGGTACGCTTGCTTTAGTAAAGGCTGCTCAGGGCAGGGCTATGATAAAAGGTCGAAGCTATGTAGTGCCCAATGATGTCAAAGAGATGGCACCCTTTGTGTTAGGACACAGAATCTATTTATCAGCCGAGGCATCTTTGACAATGACTCCGGAAAAAGTAGTCGAGGATTTGCTGGAGTCCATTCCGCTGCCGGTTGAGGTTGAGGTTTAA